One genomic region from Chelmon rostratus isolate fCheRos1 chromosome 11, fCheRos1.pri, whole genome shotgun sequence encodes:
- the sfr1 gene encoding swi5-dependent recombination DNA repair protein 1 homolog produces the protein MEITPKAAKLKVYSSPCSSVESSPCEYKEQKHHQKLSSSLRERLKRSRRSFTSPFSVAKRLCVDDEEENGQQVSADSRETVNNPPLIIPNVDVNRNEARSGSERFSGTIPQPTHHPSEDFAQQREQLRKEVKDKMETLRRLKMVQTYRSKNDLTRLQTLIDKWRSCAQAALYELQSDIPIHGGKASLSELIDLFGLDDGILHFDRTEEDFTN, from the exons ATGGAGATCACTCCCAAAGCGGCTAAATTAAAAGTGTATTCTTCACCTTGTAGTTCAGTGGAGTCAAGCCCCTGTGAATATAAAGAGCAAAAG CATCATCAAAAGCTGAGTTCCTCTCTGAGGGAGAGGCTGAAGAGATCAAGGCGCTCCTTCACCTCGCCCTTCTCTGTGGCCAAACGCCTTTGTgttgatgatgaggaggagaacGGCCAACAAGTTTCAGCAGATTCGCGGGAGACAGTTAATAACCCTCCACTGATCATTCCCAACGTAGATGTAAACCGAAATGAGGCAAGATCAGGGAGTGAAAGGTTTTCGGGAACTATTCCCCAACCAACACATCATCCTTCAGAAGACTTTGCACAACAACGAGAACAACTGAGGAAGGAGGTTAAAGACAAGATGGAGACTCTGCGCAGGCTCAAGATGGTTCAAACGTACAGAAGCAAG AATGATTTAACACGGCTCCAAACCTTGATTGACAAGTGGCGGAGTTGTGCTCAGGCTGCACTATATGAGCTCCAGTCAGACATCCCCATACATGGAGGAAAGGCCAGTCTGTCAGAGCTTATTGATCTCTTTGGGCTGGATGATGGCATTCTGCACTTTGACCGCACAGAGGAGGACTTCACTAACtaa